A genomic window from Mustela erminea isolate mMusErm1 chromosome 16, mMusErm1.Pri, whole genome shotgun sequence includes:
- the CHRAC1 gene encoding chromatin accessibility complex protein 1: MADAVAGRDKCGEPRLVSLPLSRIRVIMKSSPEVSSINQEALVLTAKATELFVQHLAACSYRRGSGRERKALTYTDLSKTAEESETFQFLADILPKKILASKYLKMLKEKRDEDEEENDSGDGNDGDGAES, from the exons ATGGCGGACGCGGTCGCGGGCCGGGACAAGTGCGGGGAGCCGCGGCTCGTGTCGCTGCCCCTGTCCCGCATCCGGGTCATCATGAAGAGCTCCCCCGAGGTGTCCAGCATCAACCAGGAGGCGCTGGTGCTCACGGCCAAGGCCACG GAGCTCTTCGTGCAGCACCTCGCCGCCTGCTCCTACCGACGCGGCAGCGGGCGGGAGAGGAAGGCCCTCACCTACACCGACCTGTCCAAGACCGCGGAGGAGTCGGAGACTTTCCAGTTTCTCGCAG atatattaCCGAAGAAGATTTTAGCTAGTAAATATCTGAAAATGCTTAAAGAGAAGAGggacgaggacgaggaggagAATGACAGCGGTGACGGGAATGACGGGGACGGAGCAGAATCCTAG